The window TCGAGCTTCGGACCAGGAGCTTTCTGTTCACCCCTAGTAACACAACTCAACCCTTTGGCAGACTCTCATTTTCCCTTCTCTACTGTTCGCACTTCGCAGGCATTTGAAACTACTATCACTCATGCACTCATCAATTACTTCCATCTTTGACCCATTCTTTTTCAAATATATTGTCTTTGTACTAGTAAACCGCATGAGTAACtttttatactccctccgatccatattaatgtcgcagctttagtacaaagttgtactacctccgtttcagtttacaagtcctacgcgtatacctaggttgctaattttatcaccttaatataaactatataacacaaaaattatacagtttgaaaatagaacatctgaagtttatattggtatattttttgtaatatatgacttgtattaggttggtcaaattgacgacctaggggcacgcgcacgccctgtaaactgagagagaggtagtactaAAGGTGCGACAATTAATTTGGATAGGAGGGAGTAGTTAATTTCATGACATCATGCTTACAATTAACAGAGGTCATATGTTCTCCTTCCTAGTGCTCTTTTCAAGGGCTTTACTTATTTCCTGATCTATTCTCttaaacaaagaaaaaaaagactGTGCTGATCATAAGTAATGGATGTTTCTCTTTTTTGAATAAGCTAGTTTGGAACCAGTTAGTTCAAAATTGCATTCATGTAGGAACTGAAATATTTTTCTAGGCTAAACACTTCATGTTAAGTCTAACTCTACACTTTCAGACCCTTGGCACCACATGGTGAGATAACTGATCAGTGATAACTGTGGAAGTTTATATTTGTCATTTTCAGTTCAGCAGACTTCTGGGTGATGAAGAGGCCTGGAGTTCAATACCTCACTAACATAAAAGTCTGCACTGCAACAATATTAGAAAAATGTTTGTGGGCGACTTTAAGTCCGCATCTTAGGCCTGATNNNNNNNNNNNNNNNNNNNNNNNNNNNNNNNNNNNNNNNNNNNNNNNNNNNNNNNNNNNNNNNNNNNNNNNNNNNNNNNNNNNNNNNNNNNNNNNNNNNNNNNNNNNNNNNNNNNNNNNNNNNNNNNNNNNNNNNNNNNNNNNNNNNNNNNNNNNNNNNNNNNNNNNNNNNNNNNNNNNNNNNNNNNNNNNNNNNNNNNNNNNNNGTCCCTCTGGAAATGGAAGATCAGCAGCTGCAAACCAGCTTCTGATCTATTCCATATTTCAAAATAAATATAGACATCCAAGAAATCATAAGCACATAACCAAAAACTAATGAACAAAACAATTGCTCTCTAATAATCCTAACaacatataaactactccctctataaagaaatataagagcatttagatcactagttTAGAGTACCGAATTAGTTCTTGACCTTGCCATGCCGGAATAAAGAATTCATATCACTAATCCTCACAACTCCCTTTAGATCGACATTTAGCCAGAATGAATACTCAGCACCAAAACTTCCTATGATCACACCAAATGTCATCCAATAATTCAGCAATCTCATCAATCATGACCCAATCGCTAAAAAGTCAGTAGAAGAGCAACAGTGTAGCTAGCCCATTATAACCTAATACAGCTTACCAATTATATATCCAATCCACGCAACCAACATCATAGAGTAGTTCCTAACAATCAATCAAAGACATTCGGCCAAAGAAAAATTCACAAAGGCATCCAATCAGTCAATTACCTTCACGGGGATGTTGAAATGGAACAGCCTGACCGCGCCGACCACCTCGGTAACTATCTCCAGCGGCACAGACCCAGCGGCGATGTCCCCAATCAGCTCGATCACGTCGTCCAATACCCTGCCAGCGTCCACCCACACCTCAGAAGAGGCATAGGTAAACCCTCTCGCCGCGAGCTCGCCGGATCCGGGGCGCGCAGTGCCTGAGCCGAGCAGACGGCCGCGGTACGAGACGGCGGCAGAGACGGCGCGGTAGCGGAGAGGGAGGAGGAAGCCGGGATTGCGGACGCGGAGGCTGAGCGCGAGGTTGAAGTCCAGCGCGGGGAAGGGCGGCGGGTTGACGCGGAAGCGGTCGAGGCGGATGTcggcgacgcgggcggcgggggcggacgGGTAGAGGAGgaaagcgaggccggcgaggagcgcGAGGGCGAGGAGGAGCGGGAGCGTGCGGGCGGAGAAGCGCCGGATGCAGGGGATGCgccgcgggcggaggcggcggaggcggacgaAGATGGGGGGCGGGTTGAGGAGGACGAGCGTcgggggaggcggaggcggaggaggaccgGGGGCGTAGCCGTAGGCGGCGGCGGGGTAGGCGTAGTACGGGTGCgggggctggggctggggctgcCCGAGGAGAGGCTGGGCGAGGTGGCCCGAGGGCTTCTCGCCGTCCGCCGGAGCTGATCCCATCGCCGGTGAAGTGGTTGCGGCTGGGA is drawn from Triticum dicoccoides isolate Atlit2015 ecotype Zavitan chromosome 4A, WEW_v2.0, whole genome shotgun sequence and contains these coding sequences:
- the LOC119287610 gene encoding uncharacterized protein LOC119287610: MGSAPADGEKPSGHLAQPLLGQPQPQPPHPYYAYPAAAYGYAPGPPPPPPPPTLVLLNPPPIFVRLRRLRPRRIPCIRRFSARTLPLLLALALLAGLAFLLYPSAPAARVADIRLDRFRVNPPPFPALDFNLALSLRVRNPGFLLPLRYRAVSAAVSYRGRLLGSGTARPGSGELAARGFTYASSEVWVDAGRVLDDVIELIGDIAAGSVPLEIVTEVVGAVRLFHFNIPVKGLMSCSVNVSPGTQSIISQDCY